A window from Ignavibacteriota bacterium encodes these proteins:
- a CDS encoding DUF354 domain-containing protein, producing the protein MNKKYSYNENTEKVVWIDLDNSPHVPFFAPIISKLQEEGYTVRISARNYSQTVELAQLYGLDFTDIGKHHGKNKFIKVIGLIYRSLQLIPFILKKKPTIAISHGSRSQMLAAHLFKIPIVIFLDYEFVQTLPFVNPKAMFFPNIISKERLEKFKLSVKTYPGIKEDIYVPGFKPDESIKRYFRFNSNTITVILRPPAHEAHYHNPESDKLFNEVIDLLVNVGNVQTIILPRDDKQKDLIKNQYAEHFGSSKLIIPDDVVDALNLMWYSDLVISGGGTMNREAAALGVPVYSIFRGKIGDVDNYLAKNGRLTLIENKDDVKAKIRLKKRIRPNKPENINSLALHSIVNDLENLIEEITGETKTVSIDENNEQILSFPKKHKVQ; encoded by the coding sequence ATGAACAAAAAATACTCATATAATGAAAATACGGAAAAAGTAGTTTGGATTGATTTAGATAATTCGCCACACGTTCCTTTTTTTGCACCAATTATTTCCAAACTTCAAGAAGAAGGTTATACTGTAAGAATTTCAGCAAGAAATTATTCTCAAACAGTTGAGCTTGCGCAGCTTTACGGCCTTGATTTTACAGATATCGGCAAGCATCATGGGAAAAATAAATTTATAAAAGTTATTGGTTTAATTTATAGATCGCTTCAGCTCATTCCATTTATTCTTAAGAAAAAACCAACAATTGCAATTTCACATGGTTCACGCTCACAAATGTTAGCTGCACATCTTTTTAAAATTCCAATTGTTATTTTCTTAGATTATGAATTTGTTCAAACACTTCCATTCGTAAATCCGAAAGCAATGTTTTTCCCGAATATAATTTCAAAAGAACGTTTAGAAAAATTTAAATTAAGTGTTAAAACTTATCCCGGAATAAAAGAAGATATTTATGTACCGGGTTTCAAACCAGATGAATCAATAAAAAGATATTTTAGATTCAACTCAAATACAATTACAGTAATTTTACGTCCTCCGGCACATGAAGCACATTATCACAATCCGGAAAGCGATAAACTTTTTAACGAGGTAATTGATTTACTTGTAAATGTTGGTAATGTTCAGACAATAATTTTACCAAGGGATGATAAGCAGAAAGATTTAATTAAAAATCAATATGCAGAACATTTTGGTTCGTCAAAATTAATTATTCCGGATGATGTTGTTGATGCATTAAATTTAATGTGGTATTCCGATTTAGTAATAAGCGGCGGCGGAACAATGAATCGTGAAGCAGCAGCTTTGGGTGTTCCGGTTTATAGCATTTTCAGAGGGAAAATTGGAGACGTTGATAATTATCTAGCCAAAAACGGAAGACTTACTTTAATTGAAAATAAAGATGATGTAAAAGCAAAAATAAGATTGAAAAAAAGAATTAGACCAAATAAACCGGAAAATATTAATTCTCTTGCGTTACATTCAATTGTAAATGATCTTGAAAATCTCATTGAAGAAATTACTGGTGAGACTAAAACTGTTTCAATAGATGAGAATAATGAACAAATATTATCATTTCCAAAAAAACACAAAGTACAATAA
- a CDS encoding polysaccharide biosynthesis tyrosine autokinase — MSRNKYIKKSEISLKEIFRIFMQRKWIILSFILLSLLAAIIYNTFKDPVYQSSVLLKKEILADQNNNDVIKTILSGRTQDELETEMQLVQTRQVLNSVIEKLSLNILITKIVEPDGNVTIIDLPLTEYKQNYSLNEYPTSFPKINELNIGLRTHEDEFTILAKKNNNFDVLNKYRESVSSDGKKYSNLPHSEWNINIDWGKNTAGCEIHFSTLDYNEVLEDLYQNISTEKKIKTNIFELITKSNYSFTTKEIANVLAEEYKQSRVELQKDNVKHSFTFIDDRLKDVAHNLENAENELSNFKSKEKIAQIDEQSRQLVEFLSNLESEKLKAELDLGVNKNKFRDIEKQIEAEGYVDQTYLTPEQYTSYDTPFLSLMKELTNTELQRLELLQRRTELHPDVILLDEQISRIKSELTKYNHNTLTALKIISNSQKNKLENINSLISKYSIDLEKLPEQESTLAGLLRQKEAYEKMYNLLLEKREEMRVAELSKLQDIVILDKAIEPIKPISPNKKLNLALASMFGLLLGLIGALVFHYNDKKISSIADIEREYNFPILSVIPPYDKDLKNLVLSTDKVSDKFVSMMDEKFRFKEAYRTLETKLSAKISGQPKKVMITSCEENAGKTTASANLAITIAQSGKKVLLIDCDIKKPSIANLFSLPKFSSGLVDYLTEKTETPNIYKPIKLTTNSNLLMNIDVLPTGVFSNISGEILASERMKKLLNNLDSYDFVILDTPPIARLSDALSLGRIVKDTVLVIRSGQTEKESISWAISELQSADLNFLGTLVNDCEVKDSSLKYQYGYNYGNS; from the coding sequence ATGAGCCGAAATAAATACATTAAAAAATCCGAGATTTCACTTAAAGAAATTTTTAGAATTTTTATGCAGAGAAAGTGGATTATACTTTCCTTTATTTTGCTGTCTTTACTTGCAGCTATAATTTACAACACTTTCAAAGATCCGGTTTACCAAAGTTCGGTTTTGCTTAAAAAGGAAATTCTTGCGGATCAAAATAACAATGACGTTATTAAAACAATTTTAAGCGGAAGAACACAAGATGAGCTTGAAACAGAAATGCAGTTGGTTCAAACTCGACAAGTTCTTAATTCGGTTATTGAAAAACTTTCTTTAAATATATTAATTACGAAAATTGTTGAACCGGATGGAAATGTAACAATTATTGATCTTCCTTTAACAGAATACAAACAAAATTATTCGTTAAATGAATATCCCACTTCTTTCCCAAAAATCAATGAATTAAATATTGGATTGAGAACCCATGAGGATGAATTCACGATTCTTGCAAAGAAGAATAATAATTTTGATGTATTGAATAAATACAGAGAAAGTGTAAGTTCAGACGGGAAAAAATATTCTAACCTTCCTCACTCCGAATGGAATATTAACATTGATTGGGGGAAAAATACTGCCGGATGTGAAATTCATTTTTCAACTTTAGATTACAATGAAGTTCTTGAAGATTTATATCAAAATATATCTACCGAAAAGAAAATTAAGACAAATATTTTTGAACTAATTACCAAATCAAATTATTCATTTACCACAAAAGAAATTGCAAATGTTCTTGCAGAAGAATACAAACAAAGCAGAGTTGAACTTCAAAAAGATAATGTAAAACATTCTTTTACTTTTATTGATGACAGATTAAAAGATGTTGCACACAATTTGGAAAATGCGGAAAATGAATTGAGTAATTTCAAATCGAAAGAAAAAATTGCACAAATTGATGAACAGTCCAGACAATTAGTTGAATTTTTAAGCAATTTGGAATCAGAAAAACTTAAAGCTGAACTTGATCTTGGAGTAAATAAAAATAAATTCAGAGATATTGAAAAACAAATTGAAGCCGAAGGATATGTTGACCAAACCTATTTAACTCCGGAACAATATACATCTTATGATACACCGTTTTTAAGTTTGATGAAAGAACTAACAAATACTGAATTGCAACGTCTTGAACTCTTGCAAAGAAGAACAGAACTTCATCCGGATGTAATTTTGCTTGATGAACAAATAAGCAGAATTAAAAGTGAATTAACGAAATATAATCATAACACTTTAACAGCATTAAAGATTATATCAAATTCACAGAAAAATAAATTAGAAAATATTAATAGTTTAATTTCCAAATATTCTATTGATTTGGAAAAATTACCCGAACAAGAAAGTACGTTAGCTGGTTTATTACGACAAAAAGAAGCTTATGAAAAAATGTACAATTTGCTTCTTGAAAAACGCGAAGAAATGAGAGTTGCAGAGCTTTCTAAACTTCAGGATATTGTAATTCTTGATAAAGCAATTGAGCCTATAAAACCAATTTCTCCAAATAAAAAATTGAATTTAGCATTGGCAAGTATGTTCGGTTTATTGCTTGGTTTAATTGGTGCGCTTGTTTTCCATTATAATGATAAAAAAATCAGCAGTATAGCGGATATTGAAAGAGAATATAATTTTCCAATTTTAAGTGTAATTCCGCCATATGATAAAGATTTAAAAAATCTCGTTTTAAGCACCGACAAAGTAAGCGATAAATTTGTAAGCATGATGGATGAAAAGTTCAGATTTAAGGAAGCGTACAGAACATTAGAAACTAAATTAAGTGCAAAAATTTCCGGTCAGCCTAAAAAAGTTATGATTACAAGTTGTGAAGAAAATGCCGGAAAAACAACTGCTTCCGCTAATTTAGCTATTACAATTGCTCAATCTGGGAAGAAAGTTTTATTGATTGATTGTGATATTAAAAAACCGAGTATCGCCAATTTATTTAGTCTGCCAAAATTCTCTTCGGGATTGGTTGATTATTTAACAGAAAAAACGGAAACACCAAATATTTATAAACCGATAAAATTAACAACAAATTCAAATCTGCTAATGAATATTGATGTTTTACCAACTGGAGTTTTCTCAAATATTTCCGGTGAAATTCTTGCTTCGGAAAGAATGAAAAAACTATTGAACAATTTAGATTCTTACGATTTTGTAATACTTGATACTCCGCCAATTGCAAGACTTTCAGATGCACTTTCGCTTGGAAGAATTGTGAAAGATACAGTTTTGGTAATTAGATCCGGACAAACTGAAAAAGAAAGCATAAGTTGGGCAATCAGTGAACTTCAGTCTGCAGATTTAAATTTCTTGGGCACATTAGTAAATGATTGCGAAGTGAAAGACAGCAGTTTGAAATATCAATATGGATATAACTACGGTAATTCATAA
- a CDS encoding polysaccharide biosynthesis/export family protein, giving the protein MKKFKIAMFLMILSLNILGQNLKPGDGIRVNFYNISEQISGDYFIQDNGKIHLPYLGLINSVDCEFNDLRTEIINKYSEIYKNPELSIQPLHRVDILGEVGKPGVYYLTGFETISDLLSLAGGETSDSNIDELSIIRNDSQIEIDLEKFLEGKNNLADIGLESGDKVYVPRKWLVGVRDASVIISGVAVLAAIASLFTR; this is encoded by the coding sequence ATGAAAAAGTTTAAAATTGCAATGTTTTTAATGATATTATCGTTAAACATTCTGGGACAAAATCTAAAACCCGGTGATGGAATTAGAGTAAATTTTTATAACATCTCAGAACAAATTTCCGGCGATTATTTCATTCAAGATAACGGAAAAATTCATCTTCCCTATTTGGGTTTAATAAATTCCGTTGATTGTGAATTTAACGATTTAAGAACTGAAATTATTAATAAATATTCCGAAATTTATAAAAACCCCGAATTAAGTATTCAACCGCTTCACAGAGTTGATATTCTTGGCGAAGTTGGTAAACCGGGAGTTTATTATTTAACCGGATTTGAAACAATCTCTGATTTGCTTTCTTTAGCCGGCGGCGAAACTAGTGATTCAAATATTGATGAATTGTCGATAATAAGAAATGATTCTCAAATAGAAATTGATTTGGAAAAATTCTTGGAAGGGAAAAATAATTTAGCAGATATTGGTTTGGAATCCGGTGACAAAGTTTATGTTCCAAGAAAATGGTTGGTTGGAGTGAGAGATGCTTCTGTTATAATTTCCGGCGTTGCAGTTTTAGCAGCAATTGCAAGTTTATTCACACGATAA